The following coding sequences lie in one Chloroflexaceae bacterium genomic window:
- a CDS encoding ABC transporter transmembrane domain-containing protein, protein MPPPITNPQSPIQNPKSQIPNPNDWRRLLRYLRPYRGHMALALAMLAGSSAIGLAFPLVIVRLLDAVLQQQNLTLLNGLALALLGMFLLQALLTFGQSYILNLVGERIVLDLRVALYRHLQSLSLDFFASRRTGEILSRLSSDVTQVRAALTSNITQLLSSLIALVGSVIIVFLLNPRLVGFVLVLALGVVAVAASFGRMLQRLSTRAQDELASATVAVEEGLQGIRVVKSFARESYEVERYAAAMERTLGASLRLALLRSAFGGLMAFLGFSGIAAILWFSGREVLAGRLAFSTISGFLIYAITIGASLGQLSGLYGQFREALGAVRRVFEILDTRPTVTDAPGAPDLPPVAGAIRFENVSFAYEPGREVLRQISLTVRPGEIVALVGPSGAGKSTLFNLIPRFYDPTSGTVAIDGIDVRAVTQRSLRAQIGLVPQETMLFGGTIRENIAYGRLDADEAAIIAAARAANAHDFIIATPHGYDTIVGERGIKLSGGQRQRIAIARAMLKDPRILLLDEATSSLDSESEALVQEALDRLMRGRTAVIIAHRLSTVAIAHRIIVLDRGRIVEEGSHAELLARQGLYARLYALQFRELDNGAETPVAASVEQQ, encoded by the coding sequence GTGCCGCCCCCAATCACCAATCCACAATCACCAATCCAAAATCCCAAATCCCAAATCCCAAATCCCAACGACTGGCGGCGCCTGCTCCGCTACCTGCGGCCCTACCGCGGGCACATGGCCCTGGCCCTCGCCATGCTCGCCGGCTCGAGCGCCATCGGCCTGGCCTTTCCCCTGGTGATCGTCCGCCTGCTTGACGCCGTGCTGCAACAGCAGAACCTCACGCTGCTCAACGGCCTGGCCCTGGCCCTGCTGGGCATGTTCCTGCTCCAGGCCCTGCTCACCTTCGGCCAGAGCTACATCCTCAACCTCGTCGGCGAGCGGATCGTCCTTGACCTGCGCGTCGCCCTCTACCGCCACCTGCAGTCGCTCTCCCTCGACTTCTTCGCCAGCCGGCGCACCGGCGAGATCCTCTCGCGCCTCTCCAGCGATGTGACCCAGGTGCGGGCGGCGCTGACCAGCAATATTACCCAGCTCCTCTCCAGCCTGATCGCCCTGGTCGGCTCGGTCATCATCGTCTTCCTGCTCAACCCGCGCCTGGTGGGCTTCGTGCTCGTCCTGGCCCTCGGCGTGGTCGCGGTGGCCGCCAGCTTCGGGCGCATGCTCCAGCGGCTCAGCACCCGCGCCCAGGACGAACTGGCCAGCGCGACGGTGGCGGTCGAGGAGGGGTTGCAGGGCATCCGCGTGGTCAAGAGCTTCGCCCGCGAGAGCTACGAGGTCGAGCGCTACGCGGCGGCCATGGAGCGCACCCTCGGCGCGAGCCTGCGTCTGGCGCTGCTGCGCTCCGCCTTCGGCGGGCTGATGGCCTTCCTCGGCTTCAGCGGCATCGCCGCCATCCTCTGGTTCAGCGGCCGCGAGGTTCTGGCCGGCCGGCTGGCCTTCTCGACCATCAGCGGCTTCCTGATCTACGCGATCACCATCGGCGCCTCCCTGGGCCAGCTCTCGGGCCTCTACGGCCAGTTCCGCGAGGCCCTGGGAGCCGTGCGGCGCGTCTTCGAGATCCTCGACACCCGGCCCACCGTCACCGACGCGCCCGGCGCGCCCGACCTGCCCCCCGTCGCCGGGGCGATCAGGTTCGAGAACGTCTCCTTCGCCTACGAGCCGGGGCGCGAGGTGCTCCGCCAGATCTCGCTAACGGTGCGCCCCGGCGAGATCGTCGCCCTGGTCGGGCCGAGCGGCGCCGGCAAGAGCACCCTCTTCAACCTCATCCCGCGTTTCTACGACCCCACCAGCGGCACGGTGGCGATTGACGGCATTGACGTGCGCGCGGTGACCCAGCGCAGCCTGCGGGCGCAGATCGGCCTGGTGCCGCAGGAGACCATGCTCTTCGGCGGCACGATCCGCGAGAACATCGCCTACGGCCGGCTCGACGCGGACGAGGCGGCCATCATCGCCGCGGCGCGGGCGGCCAACGCCCACGACTTCATCATAGCCACGCCCCACGGCTACGACACCATCGTGGGCGAGCGAGGCATCAAACTGAGCGGGGGCCAGCGCCAGCGCATCGCCATCGCCCGGGCCATGCTCAAGGACCCGCGCATCCTCCTGCTCGACGAGGCCACCAGCTCGCTCGACAGCGAGTCAGAGGCCCTGGTGCAGGAGGCCCTCGACCGGCTGATGCGCGGGCGCACCGCGGTGATCATCGCCCACCGCCTCAGCACGGTGGCCATCGCCCACCGGATCATCGTGCTCGACCGGGGCCGCATCGTCGAGGAGGGCAGCCACGCCGAACTGCTGGCCCGTCAGGGCCTGTACGCCCGGCTCTACGCCCTCCAGTTCCGCGAGCTCGACAACGGCGCCGAAACGCCCGTAGCCGCCAGCGTCGAGCAGCAGTGA
- a CDS encoding macro domain-containing protein, with the protein MDRYQIGPATLELVRGDIVVQDVDAIVNAANEGLAEGGGVCGAIFRAAGREELAAACRPLAPCPTGEARITPGFALRARHIIHAVGPVYRADDPATSARLLAAAYASSLALAAQHGLSSVAFPSISTGIFGYPVAEAARVALAAVRDALAAGGSVTLVRFVLWDEGSLDAYREAARTLGLAPAA; encoded by the coding sequence ATGGATCGCTACCAGATCGGCCCTGCCACCCTTGAACTGGTGCGGGGCGACATCGTCGTGCAGGACGTGGACGCGATCGTCAACGCGGCCAACGAGGGCCTGGCCGAGGGCGGCGGGGTCTGCGGGGCGATCTTCCGCGCCGCCGGGCGCGAGGAGCTTGCGGCCGCCTGCCGGCCCCTGGCCCCCTGCCCCACCGGCGAGGCCCGCATTACCCCCGGCTTCGCGCTGCGCGCGCGCCACATCATCCACGCCGTCGGCCCGGTCTACCGCGCCGACGACCCGGCCACTTCAGCCCGCCTGCTGGCCGCCGCCTACGCCAGCAGCCTGGCCCTGGCCGCGCAGCACGGGCTGAGCAGCGTGGCCTTCCCCAGTATCAGCACTGGCATCTTCGGCTACCCCGTCGCCGAGGCCGCGCGGGTGGCCCTCGCCGCCGTGCGCGACGCCCTCGCCGCGGGCGGCAGCGTGACCCTGGTGCGCTTTGTGCTCTGGGACGAGGGCAGCCTCGACGCCTACCGCGAGGCTGCCCGGACCCTCGGCCTCGCGCCCGCGGCGTAG
- a CDS encoding cyclase family protein — MLTILHDISMPVRADMPVYPGDPPIGLEPQLTLAADGANVTAIRNASTHFGTHVDLPRHILAGGACLDDVPLERFCGPARVIHIRDRRAITVEELAGHPIDPGDRVLFHTRNSEERLLERPDFVHDYVYLTPAAAAELVRRQAGLVGIDYLSVDPPDDPRLPAHHILLGAGVLILEGAALAGVAPGPYQLICLPLRISGGDGAPARAVLARL; from the coding sequence ATGCTCACCATCCTGCACGACATCTCCATGCCGGTGCGCGCGGACATGCCGGTGTACCCCGGCGACCCGCCGATCGGCCTGGAACCGCAACTCACCCTCGCCGCCGACGGGGCGAACGTCACCGCCATCCGCAACGCCAGCACCCACTTCGGCACCCACGTGGACCTGCCGCGGCACATCCTCGCCGGGGGCGCATGTCTCGACGACGTGCCGCTGGAGCGTTTCTGCGGCCCGGCGCGGGTGATCCACATCCGCGACCGCCGGGCGATCACTGTCGAGGAACTGGCCGGCCACCCGATCGATCCCGGCGACCGCGTCCTCTTCCACACCCGCAACAGTGAGGAGCGCCTGCTGGAGCGCCCGGATTTCGTCCATGATTATGTCTACCTGACCCCCGCGGCCGCCGCCGAACTGGTGCGGCGGCAGGCGGGCCTGGTGGGCATTGACTATCTCTCGGTGGACCCGCCGGACGACCCGCGGCTGCCCGCGCACCACATCCTGCTCGGCGCGGGTGTGCTGATCCTGGAGGGGGCGGCCCTGGCGGGCGTGGCCCCCGGCCCGTACCAGCTCATCTGCCTGCCCCTGCGCATCAGTGGCGGCGACGGCGCCCCGGCGCGGGCCGTGCTGGCCCGGCTGTAG